Proteins from a single region of Murdochiella vaginalis:
- a CDS encoding metalloregulator ArsR/SmtB family transcription factor — translation MENKTMPKHPPAPPEPDRIKRQLQIVSDFQIVSDIFKQLGDTTRIRIFWLLCHHEECVQDISALLEMSSPAISHHLRPLRNSNLVVSRREGKEVYYRAADNAQSQLLHQMIEQVMEIACPK, via the coding sequence ATGGAAAACAAAACCATGCCCAAGCATCCGCCGGCGCCGCCGGAGCCGGATCGTATCAAGCGTCAACTGCAGATTGTGAGCGATTTTCAAATTGTGTCGGATATTTTTAAGCAGCTGGGAGACACGACGCGCATCCGCATTTTTTGGCTTTTATGCCACCATGAGGAATGTGTGCAGGATATTTCCGCGCTGCTTGAAATGTCCAGCCCCGCCATTTCGCACCATTTGCGACCCTTGCGCAACAGCAATCTGGTAGTCAGTCGCCGGGAAGGAAAAGAAGTGTACTATCGGGCGGCCGATAATGCGCAAAGTCAGCTGCTGCATCAGATGATTGAACAGGTGATGGAGATCGCCTGCCCGAAATAA
- a CDS encoding sugar MFS transporter, which produces MLQLLLVLIYFAFISLGLLDALLGAAWPSLYPSLGVPISYAGVISMIISAGTIVSSLLSDRLHRRFGTGRITAFSVSLTAIALFGFSFSTSFIQLCVWAIPYGLGAGSVDAALNNYVALHYESRHMNWLHCMWGIGASLGPYLMGLCLTHGWGWASGYRSVGAIQVVLSAVLLFTLPLWKKAEGPRAAATSVGATSKEKSAPASGLSAILSLPGAKAILLCFFCYSALEATVGLWASSFLSLAIGVDPKVAAGFAGLFYLGITGGRAASGFLSLRFDDDALIRGGLLTIGLGLVFLGMSLFCGMLWANPAASLPPMLALIGLILMGLGCAPIYPGIIHSTPAHFGEERSQAMIGMQMACAYVGSCFLPPLFGMLARSVSVALLPLYVFLLLALMGFMHRRVVRATAVR; this is translated from the coding sequence TTGCTGCAACTTCTTCTGGTTCTTATTTACTTTGCTTTTATCAGTCTCGGCCTTCTGGATGCCTTGCTCGGCGCCGCCTGGCCGAGTCTGTATCCGAGCCTCGGCGTTCCGATTTCCTACGCCGGTGTGATCTCGATGATTATTTCCGCTGGGACCATTGTTTCCAGTCTGCTCAGCGACCGCTTACATCGTCGCTTCGGAACGGGGCGCATTACCGCGTTTAGCGTGTCCCTCACGGCCATTGCACTGTTCGGTTTTTCCTTTTCCACCTCTTTTATACAACTTTGTGTTTGGGCCATTCCCTACGGACTCGGCGCAGGCAGCGTGGATGCCGCTTTAAACAACTATGTCGCCCTGCATTACGAGAGTCGGCATATGAACTGGCTGCACTGCATGTGGGGCATTGGTGCGTCGCTCGGGCCGTACCTGATGGGCCTTTGCCTTACGCACGGATGGGGATGGGCAAGCGGCTATCGCAGTGTCGGTGCCATTCAGGTCGTTTTGAGCGCCGTTTTGCTTTTCACGTTGCCGTTGTGGAAAAAAGCGGAAGGACCGCGTGCGGCAGCTACGTCTGTGGGGGCCACATCGAAGGAAAAATCTGCACCGGCCTCCGGGCTTTCCGCCATTCTTTCTCTTCCGGGGGCCAAAGCGATTTTGCTGTGCTTCTTTTGCTATAGCGCGCTGGAAGCGACGGTTGGCCTTTGGGCGAGCAGCTTTCTTTCCTTGGCTATTGGCGTGGATCCCAAAGTAGCGGCCGGTTTCGCCGGATTGTTTTATCTCGGCATTACCGGCGGTCGTGCCGCTTCCGGCTTTCTTTCCCTGCGCTTTGATGACGACGCGCTCATTCGCGGTGGTCTTCTGACCATTGGCCTTGGCCTTGTCTTTCTGGGAATGAGCCTGTTTTGTGGTATGCTTTGGGCAAATCCTGCGGCATCGTTACCTCCGATGCTCGCGTTGATCGGGCTGATACTGATGGGACTGGGTTGTGCACCGATTTATCCGGGCATTATTCATTCTACACCGGCACATTTCGGAGAAGAGCGTTCCCAGGCCATGATCGGCATGCAAATGGCTTGCGCCTATGTGGGTTCCTGCTTTTTGCCGCCGCTATTCGGGATGCTTGCCCGGAGCGTATCTGTCGCACTGCTGCCGCTTTATGTGTTCCTTCTGTTGGCATTGATGGGATTTATGCATCGGCGCGTGGTGCGCGCAACCGCGGTGCGGTGA
- a CDS encoding L-lactate dehydrogenase, which translates to MTHRVDNRKVAVVGCGFVGSSSAFALMQSGLFSEIALVDVNREKAEGEALDISHGVPFVGQVKVYAADYADIMDAAIVVVTAGAAQKPGETRLDLVNKNIRIFQSILPEFKKRNYGGILLVVSNPVDILTLAALELSGLPEQRVIGSGTVLDTARLKTALGEHLDVDSRSVHSFIIGEHGDSEMVAWSSTNVSGIPLNDFCEMRGHFSHDEAMERIADEVRNSAYEIIAKKHATYYGIAMSVVRICKAIVMNERSILPVSTMMHGEYGIDGICLSMPVIVGEEGAGVHVPLVLNDEEQEKLLASANALKEVARSAGL; encoded by the coding sequence ATGACTCACCGAGTGGATAATCGAAAAGTCGCTGTTGTCGGGTGTGGCTTTGTCGGCTCGTCGTCCGCTTTTGCGTTGATGCAAAGCGGATTATTTTCGGAAATTGCGTTGGTGGACGTGAACCGGGAAAAGGCGGAAGGCGAGGCGCTGGACATTTCTCACGGTGTTCCTTTTGTCGGGCAGGTGAAGGTGTACGCTGCCGATTATGCGGATATCATGGATGCGGCCATTGTCGTGGTAACGGCAGGCGCTGCGCAAAAGCCGGGAGAGACACGTTTGGACTTGGTCAACAAGAACATCCGTATTTTTCAAAGCATTTTGCCGGAGTTTAAGAAACGCAACTATGGCGGTATTTTGCTGGTGGTGTCCAATCCCGTAGACATTCTGACGTTGGCAGCGTTGGAGCTGAGCGGTCTTCCCGAACAGCGTGTGATCGGATCCGGAACCGTGCTGGATACGGCGCGCTTAAAGACGGCACTTGGTGAACATCTCGACGTGGACAGCCGAAGCGTGCATTCCTTTATTATCGGTGAGCATGGGGATAGCGAAATGGTTGCATGGAGCAGTACCAACGTTTCCGGCATTCCCCTGAACGATTTTTGTGAGATGCGCGGTCATTTCTCGCATGATGAAGCGATGGAACGTATTGCCGATGAGGTGCGTAACAGCGCCTATGAAATTATTGCTAAAAAACACGCGACGTATTACGGCATTGCGATGTCGGTCGTTCGCATTTGCAAAGCCATCGTTATGAACGAGCGCTCCATTTTGCCGGTGTCCACGATGATGCACGGTGAATACGGCATTGACGGCATTTGTTTAAGCATGCCGGTCATAGTCGGAGAAGAGGGCGCAGGGGTTCATGTGCCCCTGGTTTTGAATGACGAAGAACAGGAAAAACTGCTTGCTTCGGCCAACGCATTGAAGGAAGTCGCACGCTCCGCCGGATTATAG
- a CDS encoding heavy metal translocating P-type ATPase has protein sequence MPKKQRIMLKRILASAVLLFVLELLPAETFATLDASLFSGAGRGLRLALYVVDYGIIGYDILQKALQGMRNKRLFDENFLMAVATIGAMTLAIIEDGDYLEAIAVMLFYQIGEWFQRYAVGKSRRNISALMDIRPDYARIERDGEWIKVDPDEVPVGSHIMVHPGEKIPLDGVVMEGTSSLNTAALTGESLPRDVHEGEEVLSGCLSMTGVLTIRTTKEFEQSTVSKILDLVENASSRKAQSEEFISRFARVYTPAVCGAALALAVLPPLVRLFFLHLPAAWMVWIYRALTFLVISCPCALVISIPLSFFAGIGGASRAGILVKGSNYLEMLSKTGILVMDKTGTLTQGVFEVNALHHAICEEERLIELAALAESASSHPISKSLLRAYGKKIDTDRVTNIRELSGKGVLARVDGIEVAAGNDKLMEHLGVEYQNCHMTGTIIHMALDGEYAGHIVISDRLKPSAPKAIRALKSVGIHHMVMLTGDSDKVAQEIAQKLGIDEVVSELLPDGKVENVERLLQTKRKGEQLAFVGDGINDAPVLALADIGIAMGAMGSDAAIEAADVVLMDDDPMKIAQAMRISRHCLGIVKQNIVFALAVKFVCLSLGALGLAGMYLAIFADVGVMILAVLNAMRCLRVGGDDTVSALSVR, from the coding sequence ATGCCGAAAAAGCAACGCATCATGCTCAAACGTATCCTGGCCAGCGCCGTGCTGCTTTTTGTGCTGGAGCTGCTGCCTGCTGAGACCTTTGCAACGCTCGATGCGTCTTTGTTTTCCGGTGCAGGCAGGGGCCTGCGCCTCGCCCTTTATGTGGTGGATTACGGCATCATCGGCTACGACATTTTGCAAAAAGCTTTGCAGGGTATGCGCAACAAACGCTTGTTTGACGAAAATTTCCTGATGGCGGTGGCAACCATCGGTGCGATGACCTTAGCCATAATCGAAGATGGCGATTATCTGGAAGCCATTGCCGTCATGCTGTTTTATCAGATCGGCGAATGGTTTCAGCGCTATGCTGTGGGAAAAAGCCGCCGCAACATCAGCGCCCTGATGGATATTCGTCCCGACTATGCCCGCATCGAGCGCGACGGCGAGTGGATCAAAGTGGATCCGGATGAGGTACCGGTAGGAAGTCACATTATGGTGCATCCGGGCGAAAAGATTCCTCTGGACGGTGTGGTTATGGAAGGCACGTCAAGCCTGAACACCGCTGCACTGACCGGCGAGAGCTTGCCCCGGGATGTGCACGAGGGAGAAGAAGTCCTCAGCGGTTGCCTCAGCATGACCGGCGTGCTTACGATTCGCACAACCAAGGAATTTGAACAATCCACCGTATCGAAAATTTTGGATCTGGTGGAAAACGCCAGTTCCCGCAAAGCGCAATCCGAAGAATTCATCTCGCGCTTTGCCCGCGTCTACACTCCGGCGGTGTGCGGCGCCGCCTTGGCGCTTGCCGTTCTGCCGCCGTTGGTGCGCCTGTTTTTCCTGCACCTTCCGGCCGCATGGATGGTGTGGATTTACCGTGCTTTGACTTTTCTTGTCATCAGCTGTCCCTGCGCACTGGTCATCAGCATTCCGCTGAGTTTCTTTGCCGGCATCGGCGGAGCAAGCCGCGCTGGGATACTCGTTAAAGGTTCCAATTACTTGGAAATGCTGTCCAAAACCGGCATTCTTGTAATGGATAAAACGGGAACGCTCACGCAGGGCGTCTTTGAAGTCAATGCACTGCATCATGCTATTTGTGAAGAGGAACGGCTCATTGAACTGGCCGCGCTTGCAGAGAGCGCTTCTTCGCATCCCATCAGCAAGAGCTTGTTGCGCGCCTACGGCAAGAAAATTGACACGGATCGTGTGACCAATATTCGGGAACTCAGCGGAAAAGGCGTTCTGGCGCGGGTCGACGGCATCGAAGTGGCCGCCGGCAACGATAAACTGATGGAGCATCTGGGCGTGGAGTATCAAAATTGCCACATGACAGGCACCATCATCCACATGGCGCTGGACGGCGAATATGCCGGGCATATCGTCATTTCCGATCGACTCAAGCCATCCGCACCGAAAGCCATCCGGGCGCTGAAATCCGTCGGCATCCATCATATGGTCATGCTCACGGGCGACAGCGATAAAGTGGCGCAGGAAATTGCGCAAAAACTTGGCATTGACGAGGTGGTGAGTGAACTTCTTCCGGACGGCAAGGTGGAAAATGTGGAGCGTCTTCTGCAAACGAAGCGAAAGGGCGAGCAGCTCGCCTTTGTCGGTGACGGCATCAACGATGCGCCGGTGCTGGCACTGGCGGACATCGGCATTGCCATGGGCGCGATGGGCTCCGATGCCGCCATCGAAGCGGCGGATGTCGTCCTAATGGATGACGATCCCATGAAAATTGCGCAGGCGATGCGCATTTCCCGCCATTGTTTGGGTATCGTAAAGCAGAACATCGTTTTCGCTCTGGCCGTTAAGTTCGTCTGTCTGTCGTTGGGCGCGCTCGGCCTTGCCGGCATGTATCTTGCCATTTTCGCGGACGTGGGCGTCATGATACTGGCAGTCCTCAATGCGATGCGGTGTCTGCGCGTTGGCGGGGACGATACGGTTTCAGCCCTGTCGGTGCGCTAA
- a CDS encoding 4Fe-4S binding protein, producing the protein MADPKKSKSRLLSRFRGWGQAGATLLTNIHLPNFFTGTLYQGNGKMVCVPGLNCYSCPAASGACPIGSFQAVVGSSKFRFSYYITGILILLGVLLGRFICGFLCPFGWFQELLHKIPTKKFSTKRLRPLTFLKYIILVVMVFLLPLLVVNEIGLGEPFFCKYLCPQGVLEGAIPLSLVNSGIRAALGALFTWKLGILLTVVVLSILFFRPFCKWICPLGAFYALFNRISLLQIQVEEHRCISCGKCAKACKMDVDVLKTPAHTECIRCGMCINACPTGALHFRYGLGCGKKRVPEAAESEKPVVAEK; encoded by the coding sequence TTGGCTGATCCGAAGAAAAGCAAATCCCGGTTACTTTCCCGCTTTCGCGGATGGGGGCAGGCAGGCGCGACGCTGCTGACTAATATCCATCTGCCGAATTTTTTCACCGGGACGCTCTATCAGGGAAACGGGAAAATGGTCTGTGTGCCGGGGCTCAACTGCTATTCCTGCCCGGCCGCATCCGGGGCTTGTCCCATCGGGTCGTTTCAGGCCGTCGTCGGATCCTCGAAGTTCCGCTTTTCCTACTACATCACGGGCATTCTCATTTTGCTCGGCGTGCTTCTCGGACGCTTCATCTGCGGTTTCCTTTGCCCCTTCGGATGGTTTCAGGAATTGCTACATAAAATTCCGACGAAGAAGTTCTCAACAAAGCGCCTTCGTCCCCTGACCTTCCTGAAATACATCATCCTGGTGGTCATGGTCTTTCTGTTGCCGCTTTTAGTGGTCAACGAGATCGGACTGGGTGAGCCATTCTTCTGCAAGTACCTGTGTCCGCAGGGAGTGTTGGAAGGTGCCATTCCCCTGTCGCTGGTGAACAGCGGCATCCGGGCGGCGCTGGGCGCCCTGTTCACGTGGAAGCTCGGTATTCTGTTGACCGTCGTCGTTCTGAGCATCCTGTTCTTCCGTCCCTTCTGCAAATGGATCTGTCCGCTGGGCGCGTTCTATGCCCTCTTTAACCGGATCTCCCTCTTGCAAATTCAAGTCGAAGAACACCGTTGCATTTCCTGCGGCAAGTGCGCAAAGGCCTGCAAGATGGACGTCGATGTGTTGAAAACACCGGCTCACACGGAATGCATCCGCTGCGGCATGTGCATCAACGCCTGTCCCACCGGTGCCCTGCATTTCCGCTACGGGCTGGGATGTGGCAAAAAAAGGGTTCCGGAAGCGGCAGAATCCGAAAAGCCGGTCGTTGCGGAAAAGTAA
- the dnaX gene encoding DNA polymerase III subunit gamma/tau: MQKALYRAYRPQTFDEVVGQDAIVTALKNQVTTGHVGHAYLFSGTRGTGKTSCAKIFARAVNCLDSQEGNPCNTCAHCRAILEETTMDVVEMDAASNRGIDDIRELRETVIYPPAQVRYKVYIIDEAHMITKEGFNALLKIMEEPPAHLIFILATTEPEKIPATILSRLQRYEFKRIDVEVITRRLSYIAEKQGITITPEALTALARAADGALRDALSLLDQVMAMGETDITEELVDQVLGTAGKLSLAQLTRDVLNDRMTAAMTHAASLLQEGKEAAVLLREWIAYFQQLLLIKGAGKEWKAPISEMERQEMESLVADVPMARLLDSVDHLVETDALLQKSDHADTLFLAAVARLINYASPRVLESRIAALEQKLSMVERWQSPEKAIRDAMDRLQAVAPVAPQAVAPASKELPEKEPSASKSVAQPAFKPVAPPKQATHPQEAVQPASKPVAQPEQKPVAPPQPTDFTAPSASSDSFSADPEAWYRRNEDAWRSAVEKEKIVPTFFLGSFDRIDVQQGNAYITYARENEAKGTLLKAKEAELSAAFSRFAGETIRLHFGEEAPARRPSSDTTEPTQSKDRTQPEDGKQSKDRMSTSTKPVTVPTTAESITPSAEMATDKGHAPTSMPGDEPTEPESDWTWQELQRTIPKEILKKME, from the coding sequence ATGCAAAAAGCACTTTATCGCGCCTACCGTCCACAAACCTTTGATGAAGTGGTCGGCCAGGACGCCATCGTTACCGCATTGAAAAATCAGGTCACGACCGGACATGTCGGCCATGCCTATCTGTTTTCCGGCACGCGCGGCACGGGCAAAACGTCCTGCGCCAAAATTTTTGCGCGTGCAGTCAACTGTTTGGACTCGCAGGAAGGCAATCCCTGCAATACGTGCGCCCATTGTCGTGCCATCCTAGAGGAAACCACCATGGACGTCGTGGAGATGGACGCCGCCTCCAATCGTGGCATTGACGACATTCGGGAGCTTCGGGAAACCGTCATCTACCCGCCGGCGCAGGTGCGCTATAAGGTTTACATTATTGACGAAGCGCACATGATTACCAAGGAAGGCTTTAATGCGCTGCTGAAGATAATGGAAGAGCCGCCGGCACATCTGATCTTCATTCTGGCGACAACCGAGCCGGAAAAAATACCGGCCACCATTCTTTCGCGCCTCCAGCGATACGAATTTAAGCGCATCGATGTGGAAGTCATTACCCGGCGCCTTTCCTATATTGCGGAAAAACAGGGCATCACGATTACGCCGGAAGCCCTGACCGCCTTGGCACGTGCTGCGGACGGAGCCCTGCGTGATGCGCTCTCCCTGCTGGATCAGGTCATGGCAATGGGGGAGACCGATATCACGGAAGAACTTGTCGATCAAGTGCTTGGTACTGCCGGAAAGCTTTCGCTTGCACAGCTCACGCGGGATGTGCTAAACGATCGCATGACTGCTGCCATGACCCATGCTGCCTCTCTTCTGCAGGAAGGAAAAGAGGCTGCCGTACTCCTTCGGGAATGGATCGCCTATTTTCAGCAATTGCTGCTGATTAAAGGAGCCGGAAAGGAATGGAAGGCACCCATTTCCGAGATGGAACGTCAGGAGATGGAAAGTCTCGTTGCCGACGTACCTATGGCGCGCCTGCTGGATTCGGTCGATCATCTGGTGGAAACCGACGCACTTCTGCAGAAATCGGACCATGCGGATACACTGTTTCTGGCTGCCGTGGCCCGGCTGATCAATTATGCTTCGCCGCGCGTCTTGGAAAGTCGCATTGCTGCGTTGGAACAAAAGCTGTCCATGGTGGAGCGTTGGCAATCCCCTGAGAAAGCCATCCGGGATGCGATGGATCGCTTGCAGGCCGTTGCGCCCGTCGCACCGCAGGCTGTCGCGCCTGCGTCGAAAGAGCTGCCGGAAAAAGAGCCGTCGGCCTCCAAATCCGTCGCCCAGCCGGCGTTCAAACCCGTCGCACCGCCCAAACAAGCGACGCATCCGCAAGAAGCCGTACAGCCGGCTTCCAAACCTGTCGCACAACCGGAACAAAAGCCTGTCGCGCCGCCGCAACCAACGGATTTCACTGCGCCCTCCGCGTCATCCGACTCGTTTTCGGCGGATCCGGAAGCTTGGTATCGACGCAACGAGGATGCCTGGCGCAGTGCCGTGGAAAAAGAAAAAATCGTTCCCACGTTTTTTCTGGGGAGCTTTGATAGAATAGACGTACAGCAGGGCAATGCCTACATTACCTATGCTCGGGAAAACGAAGCGAAGGGAACGCTTCTCAAGGCAAAAGAAGCGGAGCTTTCCGCTGCGTTTTCGCGCTTTGCCGGGGAAACGATTCGGTTGCATTTTGGGGAGGAGGCGCCGGCAAGGCGACCATCGAGCGACACAACCGAGCCGACGCAATCCAAAGATAGGACGCAACCGGAGGACGGGAAGCAATCTAAGGACAGGATGAGCACGTCGACGAAACCGGTAACAGTACCAACGACTGCCGAGTCGATAACGCCTTCCGCGGAAATGGCGACAGACAAAGGGCACGCACCGACGAGCATGCCCGGCGATGAGCCCACTGAGCCGGAATCAGACTGGACATGGCAGGAATTACAACGCACCATCCCCAAAGAAATACTTAAGAAGATGGAATAA
- a CDS encoding CD1871A family CXXC motif-containing protein — translation MKTKKRSITQIALLVAAVGMIIVGAMRGEVQTVLAKAIRLCMECVGIG, via the coding sequence ATGAAGACAAAAAAACGAAGCATCACCCAGATCGCCCTGCTCGTCGCCGCCGTGGGCATGATCATCGTGGGCGCTATGCGCGGTGAGGTACAGACCGTTCTCGCCAAAGCCATCCGTCTGTGCATGGAGTGTGTGGGCATTGGCTGA
- a CDS encoding cell wall metabolism sensor histidine kinase WalK, with translation MIRRSLQWRIALMTSLLIAISCITMMILLSGSGLRRMEEIGKNIEAFELHLDSEDVAPGDSATETPGVSPDSLPGSASDSISRETPSESFPPQDMRREQNLTIIIDEAQAQFTLTSWYVTAGVTILSGIIAYFVSGHALRPLEDFSRQIEKVQLTNLENMHVSTDTLAEFRSIADSFNDMLDRLHVAFAAQRQFTGNAAHELRTPLALLQMRLDAFAEEHPDTDKELTQLITSLREQTERLSETVTILLEMSSARHVPRTDHVSILPMLEEIVADLTPLAEQKQVSLSFGGDDVSLLASDRLLSRLFFNLTENAIKYNRPGGSVSLSVASLDGNEGVSDSAVRSVAVSAPDNASRRTDGALESGVVVTLTDTGLGIPEEEWETIFQPFYRLDSSRSRQQGGVGLGLALAGEIVKLHNGTLRVVESSSAGTILRVTLPFSS, from the coding sequence ATGATTCGTCGTTCTTTACAGTGGCGCATCGCTTTGATGACGTCGCTTCTCATTGCCATAAGCTGCATAACCATGATGATCTTGCTGAGCGGTTCCGGCCTGCGCCGCATGGAAGAGATTGGGAAAAATATTGAAGCGTTTGAATTGCACCTGGATTCGGAAGATGTCGCGCCGGGCGATTCAGCGACGGAGACACCGGGTGTATCGCCAGACTCGTTGCCGGGTTCGGCATCGGATTCCATATCACGGGAAACACCGTCGGAATCCTTTCCTCCGCAGGACATGCGCCGCGAGCAAAATCTGACGATTATTATTGATGAAGCGCAGGCGCAGTTTACGCTCACGAGTTGGTATGTGACGGCCGGTGTGACCATTCTTAGCGGAATCATCGCCTACTTTGTGAGTGGGCATGCGCTGCGTCCGCTGGAAGACTTTTCTCGGCAAATTGAGAAGGTGCAGCTGACCAATCTCGAGAATATGCATGTCAGTACGGATACACTGGCCGAGTTTCGCTCCATTGCGGATTCGTTTAACGATATGTTGGACCGCCTGCATGTTGCCTTTGCGGCGCAGCGTCAGTTTACCGGCAACGCCGCGCATGAATTGCGCACCCCGCTTGCCCTTTTGCAAATGCGCTTGGACGCCTTTGCCGAAGAGCATCCAGATACAGACAAGGAGTTGACGCAGCTCATCACTTCTCTTCGCGAGCAGACAGAGCGTTTATCGGAAACAGTGACGATTCTGTTGGAAATGAGCAGCGCTCGCCATGTTCCGCGCACGGATCACGTTTCGATTTTGCCAATGTTGGAAGAAATTGTGGCGGATCTTACACCGCTTGCCGAACAGAAGCAAGTGTCGCTCTCTTTCGGTGGCGACGACGTTTCTCTTCTTGCCAGCGACCGTCTGCTGTCCCGTCTGTTTTTCAACCTTACGGAAAATGCCATCAAGTACAATCGTCCCGGCGGAAGCGTTTCGCTCTCGGTTGCTTCGCTGGATGGCAACGAAGGTGTTAGCGATTCTGCTGTGCGCAGCGTTGCTGTTTCGGCACCGGATAACGCCTCGAGACGCACCGATGGTGCACTCGAGTCAGGCGTTGTTGTTACTCTTACGGATACGGGCCTCGGCATTCCCGAAGAGGAATGGGAGACCATTTTTCAGCCATTTTACCGTTTGGATTCGTCCCGTAGCCGTCAGCAGGGAGGCGTCGGTTTAGGCCTCGCTCTTGCGGGTGAAATTGTGAAATTGCACAATGGCACTCTTCGTGTCGTCGAAAGTTCCTCGGCCGGAACGATTCTCCGCGTGACGTTGCCATTTTCGTCGTGA
- a CDS encoding response regulator transcription factor, whose amino-acid sequence MRLLLVEDEPFLSDSIAKSLRRQGYSVDICADGEAAIEAVSLDPYDLVLLDLNLPKVDGMTVLRTIRAEDLQTPVLILSARSEIADKVHGLDAGANDYLSKPFHLEELAARVRSLLRRDFIQQEVCLRFGALTFDTRTRTTTVGEQVIALTKKESGILEYLLMHPGRPISQEELMEHVWDGSVDSFSNAIRVHISALRKKLRAALGYDPVRNRIGEGYLLEEPTP is encoded by the coding sequence ATGCGTTTATTACTTGTGGAAGATGAGCCATTTTTAAGCGACAGCATTGCAAAAAGCCTGCGCCGGCAAGGATATAGCGTGGATATCTGTGCGGATGGGGAAGCGGCTATCGAGGCCGTTTCGCTGGATCCGTACGATTTAGTACTTTTGGATTTGAATTTGCCCAAGGTCGACGGCATGACCGTTTTGCGCACCATTCGTGCGGAAGATTTGCAAACACCGGTCTTGATTCTTTCCGCACGCAGTGAAATTGCGGATAAAGTGCACGGCTTGGATGCCGGAGCGAATGATTATTTGTCGAAGCCCTTTCATCTGGAGGAACTGGCAGCCCGCGTGCGCAGTCTCTTGCGCCGGGATTTTATTCAGCAGGAAGTCTGTCTGCGCTTTGGTGCACTGACTTTTGATACGCGCACGCGCACGACAACGGTCGGCGAGCAGGTGATCGCCCTCACGAAAAAGGAGAGCGGTATTTTGGAATATTTGTTAATGCATCCCGGTCGTCCGATCAGCCAGGAAGAGCTGATGGAGCATGTCTGGGATGGCAGCGTGGACAGCTTCAGTAATGCCATTCGTGTACATATCAGCGCCTTGCGCAAGAAGTTGCGCGCGGCGTTGGGCTATGATCCGGTGCGCAATCGCATTGGAGAAGGCTATCTTTTGGAGGAACCCACACCATGA
- a CDS encoding cation transporter produces the protein MKKTYAIEVDCANCANLMEEAANKTSGVEKANVNFMMQKMTVHFADGADANDVMDEVYKACKKIEPDCSIEY, from the coding sequence ATGAAAAAAACGTATGCGATTGAAGTTGATTGCGCAAATTGCGCCAATTTAATGGAAGAAGCGGCGAACAAAACGTCGGGCGTGGAAAAAGCGAATGTGAATTTTATGATGCAAAAGATGACCGTGCATTTTGCAGACGGCGCCGATGCAAATGATGTAATGGACGAAGTGTACAAGGCGTGTAAAAAAATTGAGCCGGATTGCTCGATCGAGTATTGA
- a CDS encoding radical SAM protein, translating to MQYIGDVYRPPSEASSFILQCTVGCAQNTCRFCSMYKKDSFFMRPQEDILADIAEVAMHWPALRRIFLADGDALVMPTPRLVEILETAHRHFPYLERATAYATVRDVLAKSDADLQQLRALGLTMIYLGLESGSDEILQRIDKRQTQADYVEAVLKAKRNGIDSSVTLIFGLGEQELSELHINESAKAISLSKPAYASFLSLHLSPGAPLYDDVKEGRFKLLSDEEILDEMKRFIEKVDSEGTIFRSNHASNPVPVGGTFNRDRAHMLQQIEEARRWQAYRPRAWRDI from the coding sequence ATGCAGTATATTGGTGATGTTTATCGGCCTCCCTCGGAGGCGTCTTCGTTCATTTTGCAATGCACGGTGGGATGCGCACAAAATACCTGCCGTTTCTGTTCCATGTATAAAAAGGATTCGTTTTTCATGCGTCCCCAGGAGGATATTTTGGCGGACATTGCGGAAGTGGCGATGCATTGGCCGGCGCTTCGTCGCATTTTTCTTGCGGATGGCGATGCCTTAGTGATGCCCACGCCGCGCCTTGTCGAGATCCTGGAAACGGCGCACCGTCACTTTCCCTACCTCGAGCGAGCAACGGCCTATGCAACGGTCCGGGATGTGCTGGCCAAAAGCGATGCGGACTTGCAACAGCTGCGCGCACTGGGCTTGACGATGATTTATCTGGGTCTGGAAAGCGGATCTGATGAAATCCTGCAACGCATCGATAAAAGGCAGACGCAGGCAGATTATGTGGAGGCCGTTTTGAAGGCAAAGCGCAATGGCATCGACTCTTCCGTGACGCTCATTTTCGGATTGGGCGAACAGGAATTAAGCGAACTGCATATTAACGAAAGCGCAAAGGCAATCAGCCTGTCCAAGCCCGCCTATGCTTCCTTTTTGAGCTTACACCTGAGTCCAGGTGCTCCTCTCTACGATGACGTGAAAGAAGGTCGCTTTAAGCTTCTCAGCGATGAGGAGATTTTGGATGAAATGAAGCGTTTCATTGAAAAGGTGGATAGCGAAGGCACAATCTTTCGCTCCAATCATGCCTCCAACCCCGTGCCCGTCGGCGGCACTTTTAATCGGGATCGCGCCCACATGCTGCAGCAAATCGAAGAGGCACGTCGCTGGCAAGCCTACCGTCCGCGTGCTTGGCGGGACATTTAA